The DNA region CTGCGGAAGAGGACGTGGGCACCGGCGGACCGGATCCGGTGCGCGGCATCTATCCGACCGCCAAGCTCGTGGGGGCCCAGGGCATCACGGACGTGGAGGACGGGCGGATCGAGACCGTCTACGCGTCGCTGATCGATCAGCGCAAGAGGGAAGCCTAGCCATGCCGCTCCCGTACTACGTGTCCCCCGAGCAGATGATGCAGGACAAGGCAGAGTATGCCAAAAAGGGCATCGCCAAGGGCCGGTCCATCATCGCGATGGAGTACGACGACGGCGTGTTGCTGGTGGCCGACAACCCCAGCCTGTCTCTCTTCAAGGTTTCCGAAGTCTATGACAGCATCGCATTTTCCGGGGCGGGCAAGTACAGCGAGTTCGAGAATCTGCGGAAGGCCGGCATTCGCCATGCGGACCTCAAGGGCTTCACGTACAGCCGCGAGGATGTCACCGCCCGCTCCCTGGCCAACGCCTATTCGCAGACCCTCGGCACCATCTTCAGCCAGGAGCTCAAGCCCTTGGAGGTGGAGATCCTCGTCGTCCAAGTCGGAGAGCCAGGTCACGTGAACGAGATGTACCGGATCTCCTTTGACGGGAGCATCTTCGACGAGCGGGGTTTCACGGCGATCGGCGGCCGCGCCGAGGCGCTGCAGGTCTTTCTCAAGGAGCGGTACAAGAACGGGCCGCTTCCCTTGAAGACGGCGCTCTCGATCTGCATCGCCGGCCTCGAGAACGTCACGAACCAGAAGTTGACGCTCGAAGGGCTGGAGATCGCCGTGCTGGACCGTACGCGCCCTGGGCGCAAGTTCCGCCGGATTTCCCCGGCCGAGTCGCGCCAACTCCTGGCCTGACCGGTTTCCTCCTTCCCGTTTCCAGGCCGTCGCTCCAAACAGCGTCTCGAAGTTGAAGTGCTCCGCGAGGGCGGTGTATGCTTTAAAAGTTTACAAACCCCGGTACTCCTTGCGCCATGCGACCACGCATCTTCGGCCTGGAGAACGAGTACGGCTTGATCTTCTCCCCCAACGGCCGGATCTACCTGCCGATGGAGAAGGTGCTGGGGTACATCTTCGAGGGGTTGATCCCCAACAGCTGGCCGTCCAACGCCTTTCTCGTCAACGGGGCGCGTTTCTACCAGGACACCGGCTGCCATCCGGAATATTCCACCCCGGAATGTGACAACGTCCTGGACCTGGTCGTTCACGACAAGGCCGGGGAACGACTGCTGGAAGCCTGTTTGCCGGCGGCCGAGGAGCGGCTGCGCGAAGAAGGCCTCTCGGGCGAGATCTACATTTTCAAGAACAACACGGATTCCCTGGGTAACACGTACGGCTGCCACGAAAACTACCTCATGCGTCGGGACGTGGACTTCTGGAAAGTGACGGAACAGCTCATCCCCTTCTTCGTGACCCGCCAGGTCTACGCCGGCTCGGGCAAGGTGCTGAAAGTCTCCGGCAAGCCCCAGTATTTCATCTCGCAGCGAGCCCAGCACATCCACGAGAAGACCTCCTCCTCGACGACCTCCTCCCGCAGCATCATCAATACGCGGGACGAGCCTCACGCCGACGCGGAGAAGTATCGCCGGCTCCACATCATCGTGGGTGATTCCAACATGTCGGAATACGCCACGTACCTGAAAGTCGGCGTCGCGGCCCTCGTCCTCTCGATGGTCGAAGACGGCTTTACGGTGCACGGCACGGAGTTGGAGGACCCGGTCAAGGCCATCCGCGAGATCTCGCGTGACCCGACGCTGAAGAAGAAGGTCAAGCTGGACGACGGCCGCCAGCTGAGCGCGATCGAGATCCAGCGCGTCTACCTCGAGCGGGCGCACGACTATCTGAGCACGCAATCCCATGATCCGGTCATGGCGGACCTGTGGGCCAAGTGGAGCGATGTCCTGGACCGGCTAGAAGATGATCCGATGCAGTTGTCCCGAGAGGTCGATTGGGTCTGCAAGAAGCTGCTCATCCAATCGTACGTGGACAAGAAAGGCTGCGGATGGGATGATCCGCGCGTCTTTCTCATGGATCTCCAGTATCACGACGTGAAGCGGACCCGAGGCCTCTATTATCTGCTGGAGGCTCGTGATCTGGCGGAGCGGATCGTGGACGAGGAGGATGTGCAGCGGGCCATGTCGATGCCGCCTCAAACGACGCGGGCCAAAGTTCGGGGCGACTTCATCCGGTTTGCCCGCGCCAAAAACCGGTCTTACACCGTGGACTGGACCTATTTGAAGCTGAACGGCTACTGGGAGGAGACGATCCTCTGCATGGATCCGTTCAGCGCCATCAACCGCCGGGTCGAGGAGTTGGTGTCCCAGGTGTCGGGCTTGCGATTTTACCGATGAACGGGCTTCCCGCGCAGAGCCGGTGGGACCTACGGGCGATCTTTGCCGTCGTCTTGCTGGCGAGTGTATTCCCGGTGCATCTTCTACCCGGCACGTCTCACGAGATGCGCGGTGCGGACGGGCAGCTCAGCGGGAAGCAGGGACAGGTCCTGCTGGTCAAGCTGCCGATCAACGACCAG from Nitrospirota bacterium includes:
- the prcA gene encoding proteasome subunit alpha, which translates into the protein MPLPYYVSPEQMMQDKAEYAKKGIAKGRSIIAMEYDDGVLLVADNPSLSLFKVSEVYDSIAFSGAGKYSEFENLRKAGIRHADLKGFTYSREDVTARSLANAYSQTLGTIFSQELKPLEVEILVVQVGEPGHVNEMYRISFDGSIFDERGFTAIGGRAEALQVFLKERYKNGPLPLKTALSICIAGLENVTNQKLTLEGLEIAVLDRTRPGRKFRRISPAESRQLLA
- the pafA gene encoding Pup--protein ligase, which codes for MRPRIFGLENEYGLIFSPNGRIYLPMEKVLGYIFEGLIPNSWPSNAFLVNGARFYQDTGCHPEYSTPECDNVLDLVVHDKAGERLLEACLPAAEERLREEGLSGEIYIFKNNTDSLGNTYGCHENYLMRRDVDFWKVTEQLIPFFVTRQVYAGSGKVLKVSGKPQYFISQRAQHIHEKTSSSTTSSRSIINTRDEPHADAEKYRRLHIIVGDSNMSEYATYLKVGVAALVLSMVEDGFTVHGTELEDPVKAIREISRDPTLKKKVKLDDGRQLSAIEIQRVYLERAHDYLSTQSHDPVMADLWAKWSDVLDRLEDDPMQLSREVDWVCKKLLIQSYVDKKGCGWDDPRVFLMDLQYHDVKRTRGLYYLLEARDLAERIVDEEDVQRAMSMPPQTTRAKVRGDFIRFARAKNRSYTVDWTYLKLNGYWEETILCMDPFSAINRRVEELVSQVSGLRFYR